In uncultured Fibrobacter sp., the genomic window GGCAATTTCGGTCTTCACAGCTTCCTTAACGGCAGCTTCTTCAGGAACCTTCTTGGAGACAACCTTGACCATCACGGCACCGTTTTCGGTAGCAACGGCAGGGCTCCATTCGCCTTCCTTGGCATTTTCGAGAATCTTGGCGATACGGGTGCTGCCATAGCCGAAGCCCGGCACATAGCCGTCGACAGAAGCGGTCACCTTTTCGATGTTGACCTTTTCAATCTTGTTTGCAGCAACAGCGGCAGAATCAGCAGCGCTATCAGCCGGAGCCCAAGCCTTAACCTTGTCAGCAACAGAAGCGAGGTAAGCTTCAGCAGCGGCGGCAGTCTTGTTGCGGAGCAGAGTGCTCTTGATGTTGTTGAAGTACAGGTCAATGCTACGATCGCCAGCCTTGAGGTCCTTCACCTTTTCGGCAACAACGACCCACTTGTTATTCTTCAAGATCGGAGAAACCTTGCTGGCTTCATCCGGGAGATTTTCGTTCGGCCAAGCGTAAGCGGCAAGACCCTTCAGGTAACCGACACCATCGATATTGTCGCCACGAGAAATCCAGTTAGAAGTATGAACGTCGAGGTTCTGTTCCTTAGCGGCTTCGGCAAAGGTCTTGCCTGCGTCCACAGAGGCCTTGACCTTGGTGAGGATGCCTTCGAGGCTATCGATAGTTTCAGAAGAAGCGTTCACGACGAGGAGGATGTGAGCGACCTTCACGAGATCAGCACCGGTAGAGTCCTTGGACTTGCCGAGGCTCTTGATGATGTGGTAACCAAAGCGAGTACGAACCGGTTCGGAAACGGCACCGGAATCAAGACCGAAGGCGACATCTTCGAATTCCTTGACATAGACGCCACGACCCACATAGTCGTCGCTCAAGACGCCACCCTTTTCAGCGGTGGTTGCATCTTCAGAAGAAATACGGGCCATGTCTTCGAACGTGGTGGTCGAAGAGGAATCGGTCAGCTGGTAGTAGAGCGTCATGGCGTATTCGCGAATGCGAGCGTCGTCACCAGCAGTAGCTTCAACCGGGAGGTATGCAAATTCAAACTGAGCCATGTCCTTCTTCACGAAGAAGCTGTCGCGATGGGCGTTGAAGTAGCCAGCAACCATCACGCTATCCACGGCATTTTCGTCGGCCTTGAAGTCTGCGCCATTGGCAACCGCCACCTGCAGTTCGTAATCGGTCAAGCGACGATTAACGTTCCAGTTAGCTTCGAGAGAAGTCGGGTGAACGGAAGCTCCAACCAGCACTTGCAGTTGGCGAGCCGGAATGGTGTTGGTCTTCAGGTCTTCTTCGAGCTGAAGCATCACACCCCAGCGGAAAGCTTCGGGAGTCTTGAGCCAAGCGTCGTATTCGTCCTTGTTGAAGGTAGAATCAGTAAGGAACTTCGGCAGGCTAGCAATGTAGGCATTGCTACGCTGCATCAGGTCTTCCTGGCTGGTGGCCTGCTGCTGGATCATGTATAAGCGGCGCTGTGCTTCCTGCACCAGGCGTGCACGCACGGCGTCCGGATTGCGGCTGAATTCAGAACCGATTTCGGCGACCGAGGCGCTCAGTTCGGCTTTTTCGAACTGGTCGTTCAAGAGAATCTGGCGAACAAAGCTACGGAACACTTCGGTGCGCAGCTGGTTGTACTGTTCGTCTTCAAGGTGCTGACCCTGGTACTGGTTCTGCACGATGTTCTTGATACGGGAGTCGAATTCGGCATAAGTAATCTTCTTGTCGTTTACAACGCCGACCGGATAGCTGTGTCCTTGGTTCGGGACACGGTCCATGGCCAAAAGGCCCACCACGATACCCGCGGCAAAGATAACGATAATCCACTTGGCTTTTTCATTAATCCACGTTAACATAGAGTAGACTCCATAGAAATTTTTGTCGGGCAAAATGTAGCAAAAAAAATCAATTACTTTTATTTTGCATTCAAATAATGCCGAAATAGCCGTTTTTTTCTATCTATACACTACACAAAGACAAAGTTTACTCAACGGAGTTCGGTCATGTACGACAT contains:
- a CDS encoding peptidylprolyl isomerase yields the protein MLTWINEKAKWIIVIFAAGIVVGLLAMDRVPNQGHSYPVGVVNDKKITYAEFDSRIKNIVQNQYQGQHLEDEQYNQLRTEVFRSFVRQILLNDQFEKAELSASVAEIGSEFSRNPDAVRARLVQEAQRRLYMIQQQATSQEDLMQRSNAYIASLPKFLTDSTFNKDEYDAWLKTPEAFRWGVMLQLEEDLKTNTIPARQLQVLVGASVHPTSLEANWNVNRRLTDYELQVAVANGADFKADENAVDSVMVAGYFNAHRDSFFVKKDMAQFEFAYLPVEATAGDDARIREYAMTLYYQLTDSSSTTTFEDMARISSEDATTAEKGGVLSDDYVGRGVYVKEFEDVAFGLDSGAVSEPVRTRFGYHIIKSLGKSKDSTGADLVKVAHILLVVNASSETIDSLEGILTKVKASVDAGKTFAEAAKEQNLDVHTSNWISRGDNIDGVGYLKGLAAYAWPNENLPDEASKVSPILKNNKWVVVAEKVKDLKAGDRSIDLYFNNIKSTLLRNKTAAAAEAYLASVADKVKAWAPADSAADSAAVAANKIEKVNIEKVTASVDGYVPGFGYGSTRIAKILENAKEGEWSPAVATENGAVMVKVVSKKVPEEAAVKEAVKTEIANTSSYVAMTLFTEFVNNLENSTAVESNLDLYYRD